A section of the Etheostoma spectabile isolate EspeVRDwgs_2016 unplaced genomic scaffold, UIUC_Espe_1.0 scaffold00012513, whole genome shotgun sequence genome encodes:
- the rad51c gene encoding DNA repair protein RAD51 homolog 3 — MQRPVSSLSLSPGVKMKLVNAGFQFTADLLHLKPLQLSKETSLTQQEALEVLQAVRREEGGGGGGGGGGGGAGAPPSLTALELLQKEEEMRSIVTFSSRLDAALGGGLPVGKTTEICGAPGVGKTQLCLQLAVDVQVPQCFGGLGGQAVYVDTEGSFLLQRVVDIAAAAVHHCSLLVEDDEQRVAMETFTVETILSNIFLVRCHDYVELLAEVHLLPDFLSEHPRVRLLAIDSVAFPFRLHFDDLSQRTRLLNGLAQRLIAMATGHGIAVAMTNQMTTRLSGGQSQLVPALGESWGHAPTIRLLLHWAGSRRMAAIFKSPDHRGATVQYQITSEGFRDVDQSEQPPSKRPRTQTVESSGSQRDASC, encoded by the exons ATGCAGCGGCCGGTGTCCAGTCTGTCGCTGAGTCCCGGTGTGAAGATGAAACTGGTCAACGCGGGTTTCCAGTTCACCGCCGACCTGCTGCACCTCAAACCGCTACAACTCAGCAAAG AGACTAGTCTGACCCAGCAGGAGGCGCTGGAGGTGCTGCAGGCtgtgaggagagaggagggaggaggggggggaggaggaggagggggaggaggagcaggagcccccccctccctcacAGCTCTGGAGCTCCtgcagaaggaggaggagatgaggagcATCGTGACCTTCTCCTCTCGGCTGGACGCGGCTCTCGGAGGAGGACTTCCTGTCGGGAAGACCACGGAAATCTGTGGAGCTCCGGGAGTCGGAAAGACACAACTgtg CCTGCAGCTGGCGGTGGACGTCCAGGTCCCTCAGTGTTTCGGGGGCCTGGGGGGCCAGGCGGTCTACGTCGACACCGAGGGCAGCTTCCTGCTGCAGAGAGTCGTGGACATCGCCGCCGCCGCCGTCCACCACTGCTCCCTGCTGGTCGAAGACGACGAGCAACGAGTCGCCATGGAGACCTTCACCGTGGAAACCATCCTGTCCAACATCTTCCTG GTGCGTTGCCACGACTACGTGGAGCTGCTGGCGGAGGTCCACCTGCTGCCCGACTTCCTGTCCGAGCACCCGAGGGTCCGCCTCCTGGCGATCGACAGCGTGGCGTTCCCGTTCCGGCTGCACTTCGACGATCTGTCGCAGAGGACGCGCCTCCTCAACGGGCTCGCCCAGCGGCTCATCGCCATGGCGACCGGTCACGGCATCGCCGTGGCGATGACCAACCAAATGACCACCCGGCTGAGCGGCGGCCAATCGCAGCTGGTCCCCGCCCTCGGGGAGAGCTGGGGCCACGCCCCCACCATCCGGCTCCTCCTGCACTGGGCGGGCTCGCGCCGCATGGCGGCCATCTTTAAGTCTCCAGATCACAGGGGCGCCACCGTCCAATACCAGATCACCTCCGAGGGATTCAGAGACGTCGACCAATCGGAGCAGCCGCCGAGCAAACGACCCCGGACCCAAACCGTCGAGTCCTCTGGCAGCCAGAGAGACGCTAgctgctga